GAATACTTAGGCATGCCTGTTCGCATAGAGGGCTATCCTCCCCCTACCGATCATCGCCTCAATATCATCAAAGTCACTCCCGACCCTGGTGTCATTGAAGTCAATGTTCACCCCGGTAAAGATTGGTCTGATCTTGTTGACATGACTACGGGTGTTTATGAAGATGCGAAGCAGGCCCGTCTCACCACGGAAAAATTTATGATGGATGGAAAGCACACCGGGACAGGTGGTGGTAACCATTTTGTCATTGGAGCCGAGCACCCTGCCAGTAGCCCATTTCTCCAGCGTCCGGACTTGCTTCGGTCATTGCTCAATTATTGGCATAACCATCCTTCGTTATCCTATCTTTTCTCAGGCTTATTCATTGGACCAACTAGCCAGGCGCCTAGAGTCGATGAAGCCAGGAATGATGCAATCTATGAGCTCGACTTGGCCTTCAAGCAAATACCCGACCACACCCATATCCAACCTTGGGTAGTGGACCGTATTTTTCGAAATCTCCTAACAGATGTTACCGGAAACACTCACCGAGCAGAATTCTGCATCGACAAACTCTACTCCCCTGACAACACTGCTGGACGCTTAGGACTTTTGGAGCTTCGTTCTTTTGAAATGCCTCCTCACGCTCGCATGAGCCTAGTGCAACAGCTGCTGCTGCGATCGCTCATTAGTAATTTCTGGGAGAAACCTTACAGTCAACCCCTTGTTCCTTGGGGAACAGAACTTCATGACCGCTTCATGCTTCCACATTTTGTCTGGCAGGACATGCAGGATGTCATTTCAGATCTACAATCATGGAACCTTCCTTTCCAAGAAAGCTGGTTCCAACCTCACTACCACTTCCGCTTTCCTGTTTGTGGTGAAAACAGTTATCGAGAAATCAATATGGAACTACGCACAGCTCTAGAGCCATGGCATGTCCTAGGTGAAGAAGGCGTTGCTGGAGGCACCGCACGCTTTGTTGATTCATCCGTTGAACGCGTTCAGGTAAAGACAGACGGATTCATCGGTTCACGCTACCAATTGCTATGCAATGGCTATAGAATGCCTCTTCAAAACACTGGAACTGTTGGAGAGTACGTCGCAGGAGTTCGTTACCGTGCTTGGCAGCCACCATCCTGCTTGCATCCAACTATACCCGTGCAAGCACCTCTTATTTTTGATCTCTACGATAATTGGACTCAAAAATCGCTCGGAGGCTTTACTTACCACGTATCTCATCCTGGAGGACGTAGTTATGATACCTTCCCTGTCAATGCCTTCGAAGCTGAAAGCCGACGCTTATCTCGCTACAGTCACTTAGGCCATACGCCAGGAAAGTTTGAGCCTCCTCACACTCTAGAGAGCAAAGAGTTTCCTTTTACTTTAGACCTACGTCATCAACACTTTGCAAACAGAGAGCAATAGCTACTGTTCTGTCGTTTACATTTAGCATTGTGCTTCTAAAAGTATAAATGATGAATGTATCCACAGATACAAAGACTATTCTAAAGTATCTACCATCCATAGATTCCTCGTCTTATGACGAATTTCTGGATGACAAAGGCTTGCCTCGTCCACACTGGCAATTTACCGCTAGTTTTCTAGACCGATTAGGGCCCGACGAAATTGAATCCAGAAGCCAACAAGCAGCTAGAATGCTCCACGACGCTGGTGTCGCCTATAACGTCACCAAAAAAAACTCTACAGACACTCGCAGAGATTGGCAACTTGACCCTATTCCTTTCTGTATCTCTTCAACCGAATGGAGCTTTTTAGAGCAAGCCATCACGCAACGAGCAAAGCTTCTCAACCTTATTCTCGGTGATCTATACGGCCCTCAAGAACTTATCAAAAGTAAATTTCTGCCAGCACCCCTGATCTTCGCCAATCCTGGCTATCTTCGTCCATGCCACGGCATTCCTGTGTTTGGAGAACAACGGCTAACCTTTTATGCGGTTGATCTTGCACGTTCGCCCGATGGGTTATGGTGGGTTTTATCAGACCGCTCCCAAGCTCCTGCCGGAGCTGGCTATACCTTGGAAAACCGAATTGTAATGACACACGTATTTCCAGAAATTTTTCGCCAGGGTAAAATCCAGCGCTTATCTTCCTTTTTTCGTAACTTTAAAGATTCCTTAGCGTCTTTGTCACCTACTGGAGGTAACCAAGCAAACACCGTCATTCTTACCCCGGGACCCTATAATGAAACATTCTTTGAGCACGCCTATCTTTCACGCTATCTCGGTTATCCTCTCGTAGAAGGTTCTGACCTGGTTGTTCGTAACCGCAAAGTCTTCTTAAAAACCTTGTCAGGCCTTCAGCAAGTCGATGTGATCTTACGCCGTGTAGACGATGACTTTTGTGACCCTATCGAACTGCGAGATGATTCTCTCCTAGGCGTTCCAGGACTTATTAATGCTGTTCGTGCTGGCTCCATAACCCTAGCTAACAGCCTTGGGTCCGGACTTATTCAAAGCCCAGCTTTCTCACCATTCTTACCAGCCCTTTCCCAACAATTGCTAGGAGAGGATCTACTTCTTCCTTCCGTAGCAAACTGGTGGTGTGGTCAAGACGATGCACTAAAATATGTAAACGAACACCTTGATAAACTCACTTTGAGATCCGCATTTGATCATCCAGCCACCCAGGCCAATTTCGCTCCCAAGATGCCTGATAATCTGGGGGAATGGCTCACACTCCACCCTGAGCAAATTGTGGGACAAGAAAAAGTCATTCTCTCTCAAGCGCCCATCCTCAAAAACCAGCAGCTTACCTCAGCATGTACGACTCTCAGACTTTTTGCTATGTATCATAACGGAACTTTTTCTGTTATGCCCGGAGGAATGAGCCGAATCATCGATTCAACCAATGACTCTAGCTACCACCAACCACTGCAAATGTCCGGTGGTAGCAAAGATATTTTTATTGAAACTCAAGATATAGAGGATGAGCATTCTTCCAGCCTATTGTTAACTTCACAGTCTCCCAGGCGTGCCGACGATAACCTACCCAGCCGTAAAGCTGAGAATATTTTCTGGCTAGGCCGCTATGCCGAACGCTTTGAATCGACTTCCCGATTACTCAGAACTCTTCTAGAATGCCTTGCCGAAGAGCGAGACTGGCAGAAAAACACAGAGCTTCTACCGGCCTTACTCACCTTACATGATTTTGACCAGCTCAAAGATGAACCTGAACTTATTTTAAAAGCAACCCACTACTTTAAATCACTACTGCCCATTATTTATGACCAAAGCCATAGTGGTAGTCTGCACTACTTTATCCTACGCCTTTTTAATATTATTACTTTAGTAAGAGACCGCCTTTCCACGGATAACTGGCGAACATTGAACCTGCTAAATGACCAATTTGAGAATAAACCTATTAATATTAATTCTTCAATAAATGAATCCCTAAACTTCCTCAACCAATCCATACTTCACCTATCCGCTTTCAACGGAATTATCACCGAAAATATTACCCGAGGTCCATCATGGTCTTTCTTACAAATTGGGCGCTATATTGAAAGAATCACTTACACTTCTCGCTTGCTTTTTAACACTGTCCAGGATTCTCAAGCAGAAATCATGGAACAAGGTCCCTATGAAACAGCCTTAAAAATTCAAGATTCTCACACCACCTACCATAGACGTTATTTAACCCACTCGCCTAAACTTATTTTTGACCTGCTGATTACTGATGAAAATAACCCACGTTCCATTCACAACCAATTAAATGCTATTATCGAACATATTAAAACATTACCCACCTCTGATAACACCGAACAACCCAGAGCCAATGAACGAATCGCCCGCCGAGCAGTCAGTCAGATCCACCTGATCGATTGGACTTCAAACGAACCTCTTGATCACATCCAACTTAAAGCGCTTCTACAGCATACTGAAAAAGCGATGTCCGAGCTTTCTGACAACTGCTCCGCTCAATACTTCACCCACCACAAGATAGCACCCCTTTCCAGGCAACCGGAACAAGTTCCCCATAACAATGTTCAGTTTTCTCAATCCCAAAGTCAGAGTAATTAGAAGTTCCCCAAGGATAAATAATTTCCATATACTTCTCACCAAGTTGTTACCATTGTTTGTTATGAAAGATATAGCCATGTTTAGAATCCAGTTATTCGGCGTCATATTTCTTTCGAGCTTTTTTATGCAGTGCCTCTGCGCAATGGGTCAGTTCAATGACAAAACACTACAAGAAATTGAAATTGCTACCTATCAACCAAGTCCAGTTCCCGATCGAATTATCTTGAACCTATGTGGTGATCCAGCAAGACAGATTGCTGTTAATTGGCGCACTGATAACAACAACAACAAACCATTTGCTCAAATCGCCACAGCGGATGGTTCTCCCAATCAAGAATCGAATGCAACCACCATCGAAGGCATCACCTCCTCGCTTAAAATGAAGGATTACATTTCCTATCACCATAGCGTTCGTCTGGAAAAGCTTACTCCTGGTACGAAGTATATCTACCGTGTTGGTGATGGACAGCTTTGGTCAGAATGGATGCACTTTACTACATCGAAGGATGATCAGTCTGCTTTTAGCTTTATCTACTTTGGCGACGCCCAAAATGACCTCAAGTCGCATTGGTCTCGAGTCATTAGAGAAGCCTACTCTGATATGCCTCGGGCTAGCTTTATTCTCCATGCTGGTGACTTGGTAGATGAATATAATAATGACCAAGAATGGGGGCAATGGTTCTATGCGGCAGGATGGATCAATGGCTCCATCCCTTCCATTGCGACTCCTGGAAATCATGAATACAGAGGCCTTGACCTTCTATCTCCGCAGTGGCGTCCGCATTTTGCTTTCCCCGAAAATGGCCCTACTGGCGAGTATCAGGAAAAACTCAAGGAGACCGTTTATTACATCGACTACCAAGGCACTCGCATCATCTGCTTGAATACTCAAGCAATGACCCGAAAGATAGCCTTAGCACAACAAAGATGGCTCGAAAAACTCCTAAGTCATAATCTTAATCGCTGGACCATCATCTTTCACCACCATCCCATGTTTGCTTCTGCCAATAACCGTGCAGGCCATGCTCAGCTCAATCTCTTTTTCAAGGAGCTATATGAAAAGCACCAGGTAGACTTAGTGTTACAAGGACATGACCATAGCTATGCTCGAGGTGAAAAAATAAGCATTAAAGGCAAAGCCAAAGAGTACCAAAGTCCTGTTTATGTCGTCTCTGTTAGCGGTCCAAAGATGTACCAAGGAGGTGCAGTATGGGCTGATGTCACAGCTAGCAATTTGCAGCTCTATCAGCTAATTCATGTCAACAGTAAGCAAATAGAGTTCAGTTCCTACCGTGCCGATGGCGTTTTATATGACTCCTTCCTCATCACAAAAGACGCCAATGGAATGCGCAAAATCGAATAGTCCAAGAATCTCTTCATGTCTCACAGGCCACAATATGAGCATACTAATCGAAAATAGAACGTATGCTAAGTGGTCCCACTACTAACCTCCAAATTGATTACTTCCTACTCTTAGCTAGTCGGCTAACTTGGTTGAGATAGTCTTCAACAGAATCTCTAGGCTTAACATCTTGTGCTCTTTTGAGTAGCGGTACAGCCTCCTTTAGACGACCCATGCTCACCATCACTTGGGCTTGGCGAACACATGCGTCAGCCTCAAACTCTTCTATATTGGCCGCACGCTCGAATTGCATAACCGCCTTCTCCCGTTGCCCCATTCGATTATAATGCTCCCCAAGAAGCATTAGGGCCTCTCCATCGATAGGTTTCATAGCAACGATTTCTTCTAAAATTTCTGCAGCTTTTCCTCCTTCTCCCTCATAAACGGCAATCCTTGATTCCAATTTTAACAACTCCTTTTTCTGGTCATCGCTTAAAGAGCTCTGAGAATTTTGCTTGATAGCTAGAACAACCTTTTTCGCCTGGTCCATAGCGCCACGTGCGGAAAGGATTTGAGCCGAACGCAGCGCTCCTTTGGGATCTTGAGTGGGGTCTGATGTTAAGGCTCTCTGATAGGCAATGGCGGCCATATCCATGTTTCCTTCGTTAACGTAAATATCCCCCAACAAGCTGAGATCCCTTGGCTCACTCATCCCCATACGGTCTACCAGCTCGTAAATCTCTGCTGCCGCCTCCATCTTGCCAGAACCGATGTAAGCCTGAGCTTGGAGTAACCAAAACTGCTTATTACCGGGATTTTCTGCCAACATGACATCCAGGAGTGCAATACTTTCGGCGTATTTGCTCTGACCGATGACTGTTCGCACTAAACCTAGTTTCCAATCTTTTACTTCGGGCTGGTATACCATGGCATTTCTAAATGCCATTTCAGCAGGAATAAACTTTTTCAAAGAGAGATAAGAGAAACCTAGTAAACCATATGTTGCACCATCTACCTCACCCAATTGGACAGTTTTGGTAATGGCCTTAATCGCTTGCTCAAATTTACTTTGTTTGGTGTAGATAACTCCAAGATTTTTATAGGCTCTTCTGAATGAAGGAAAGGCATCGATAGCTTTATTATAACTGTCAGCAGCCTCATCCAATTTCCCTTCTTGGAAATAGATATTTCCTAGATGAAAGTAGAAGTTGGCATTGGGCCCTCCCTCTTCGAGTAAAAACAATAACTCATCTTTAGCAGCCTCCATATCATTCTCACCCATCAGACCAAAAAGGTACTGAAGATCTTCACGCTCTATGTCATCCTCTATTTTAGGTTCAACATCCGGAA
This genomic window from Verrucomicrobiota bacterium contains:
- a CDS encoding circularly permuted type 2 ATP-grasp protein, producing MMNVSTDTKTILKYLPSIDSSSYDEFLDDKGLPRPHWQFTASFLDRLGPDEIESRSQQAARMLHDAGVAYNVTKKNSTDTRRDWQLDPIPFCISSTEWSFLEQAITQRAKLLNLILGDLYGPQELIKSKFLPAPLIFANPGYLRPCHGIPVFGEQRLTFYAVDLARSPDGLWWVLSDRSQAPAGAGYTLENRIVMTHVFPEIFRQGKIQRLSSFFRNFKDSLASLSPTGGNQANTVILTPGPYNETFFEHAYLSRYLGYPLVEGSDLVVRNRKVFLKTLSGLQQVDVILRRVDDDFCDPIELRDDSLLGVPGLINAVRAGSITLANSLGSGLIQSPAFSPFLPALSQQLLGEDLLLPSVANWWCGQDDALKYVNEHLDKLTLRSAFDHPATQANFAPKMPDNLGEWLTLHPEQIVGQEKVILSQAPILKNQQLTSACTTLRLFAMYHNGTFSVMPGGMSRIIDSTNDSSYHQPLQMSGGSKDIFIETQDIEDEHSSSLLLTSQSPRRADDNLPSRKAENIFWLGRYAERFESTSRLLRTLLECLAEERDWQKNTELLPALLTLHDFDQLKDEPELILKATHYFKSLLPIIYDQSHSGSLHYFILRLFNIITLVRDRLSTDNWRTLNLLNDQFENKPININSSINESLNFLNQSILHLSAFNGIITENITRGPSWSFLQIGRYIERITYTSRLLFNTVQDSQAEIMEQGPYETALKIQDSHTTYHRRYLTHSPKLIFDLLITDENNPRSIHNQLNAIIEHIKTLPTSDNTEQPRANERIARRAVSQIHLIDWTSNEPLDHIQLKALLQHTEKAMSELSDNCSAQYFTHHKIAPLSRQPEQVPHNNVQFSQSQSQSN
- a CDS encoding metallophosphoesterase family protein, with translation MKDIAMFRIQLFGVIFLSSFFMQCLCAMGQFNDKTLQEIEIATYQPSPVPDRIILNLCGDPARQIAVNWRTDNNNNKPFAQIATADGSPNQESNATTIEGITSSLKMKDYISYHHSVRLEKLTPGTKYIYRVGDGQLWSEWMHFTTSKDDQSAFSFIYFGDAQNDLKSHWSRVIREAYSDMPRASFILHAGDLVDEYNNDQEWGQWFYAAGWINGSIPSIATPGNHEYRGLDLLSPQWRPHFAFPENGPTGEYQEKLKETVYYIDYQGTRIICLNTQAMTRKIALAQQRWLEKLLSHNLNRWTIIFHHHPMFASANNRAGHAQLNLFFKELYEKHQVDLVLQGHDHSYARGEKISIKGKAKEYQSPVYVVSVSGPKMYQGGAVWADVTASNLQLYQLIHVNSKQIEFSSYRADGVLYDSFLITKDANGMRKIE
- a CDS encoding tetratricopeptide repeat protein is translated as MKKMKELKMKFILTLIIALCQISVSFALTANELDIWNSEDFKKSFLGSYGFLPDVEPKIEDDIEREDLQYLFGLMGENDMEAAKDELLFLLEEGGPNANFYFHLGNIYFQEGKLDEAADSYNKAIDAFPSFRRAYKNLGVIYTKQSKFEQAIKAITKTVQLGEVDGATYGLLGFSYLSLKKFIPAEMAFRNAMVYQPEVKDWKLGLVRTVIGQSKYAESIALLDVMLAENPGNKQFWLLQAQAYIGSGKMEAAAEIYELVDRMGMSEPRDLSLLGDIYVNEGNMDMAAIAYQRALTSDPTQDPKGALRSAQILSARGAMDQAKKVVLAIKQNSQSSLSDDQKKELLKLESRIAVYEGEGGKAAEILEEIVAMKPIDGEALMLLGEHYNRMGQREKAVMQFERAANIEEFEADACVRQAQVMVSMGRLKEAVPLLKRAQDVKPRDSVEDYLNQVSRLAKSRK